Genomic window (Chryseobacterium sp. H1D6B):
TCAGCATCCATACCGACATCCAGCATCTTGAAAAAAACTCTCTTTTCACGGAGCACTTCAAGTTTGATTAGGAAAAATGCACGAAGCTTTTCTTGTGTACCTGAAGCCTGATGAATACCATTCGCCATTGCTGACAGCATTTCACGGATCTCGATCATGACAACTGCATCAAAAATTTCATCTTTATTCTTATAGTAATAATAAAGTGAACTTCTGCCTTTTCCTATTTCTTTGGCAACATCATCCATTGTCACTTTAGCCAGCCCGTATACCTGGAACAGTTTTTTAGCAGCAGCAAGGATCTGCTGCTGCATGACATCTTCTTTGGTGGGAGTATTTGACATTTGGAGTAGTTTAACAGGACAAAATTAAATGTTTTTTGACATTTGAACAAATAATGTTTAAATGTTTTTTAAATTATTTTGAAAAATAATTAATCCAATGAAGCAACTGCGCTTTTATCCAGTTTTCGGATATTATCGAATAAAACCTTTACCTCATCCCAAGTGTTTACTCTCTCATGGCGGTCAATAGTACTGTTGTGGCCTGCATTAAACATGATAGGCCTTCCTTTACAAAAATCCAGATTCTTGCAGTGGTCATCAATAAGATAGTCTGTATGGATAATACTTTTATCACCGCACATTATTATATTTTTCCAGGATATGAAAGGAAAGTGTTCCTGCAGCCATTCATATTTTTCAAAGAGCGACAATGGAAATTCCATAGCAGCAGTTACGATATAAATTTCAAAATGATCCATCAATTCTTTTACTACTTCTACGGCGTTGGGCATTACCGGAAGAGTACGGAAGAATCCCGGAGTGTTTAAATAATTCCATACAGCATCTTGGTTTGGAAAAGCTTCAGGCTCAGGTCTGCCGATCATAGCTTCCCGACTGATTAAAACACCGTAATCCTTATAGTACCAATTGATCATTTGTACTTCTACATCTGCTAAAACACCATCCATATCTATAGCAATGGTTTCTTTCTTATTTTTCATTTTGCAATTATTTGCAACAAATATACTAATTATTGCAAAATATTGCATCGAATTGCAGTTGATTTTTTCTATATTTGTTTTATGTTAAAAGCTGAAAGACAAGACCTGATTCTAGAATATCTTTCGAAAGATAAAAAAGTACTGCTCGATGAGATCAGTAAAGTACTTAAGGTATCTGAAGATACAGTACGGAGAGATAT
Coding sequences:
- a CDS encoding TetR/AcrR family transcriptional regulator, whose amino-acid sequence is MSNTPTKEDVMQQQILAAAKKLFQVYGLAKVTMDDVAKEIGKGRSSLYYYYKNKDEIFDAVVMIEIREMLSAMANGIHQASGTQEKLRAFFLIKLEVLREKRVFFKMLDVGMDADALSNFNKAKIVHHNFIIKQESILLSQLLSYGIKNGELKKMSESEMKTLIFVLVSSVRGLKRELDLETDSKNITPAVDMFTRMAMNGLRF
- a CDS encoding 5'(3')-deoxyribonucleotidase — translated: MKNKKETIAIDMDGVLADVEVQMINWYYKDYGVLISREAMIGRPEPEAFPNQDAVWNYLNTPGFFRTLPVMPNAVEVVKELMDHFEIYIVTAAMEFPLSLFEKYEWLQEHFPFISWKNIIMCGDKSIIHTDYLIDDHCKNLDFCKGRPIMFNAGHNSTIDRHERVNTWDEVKVLFDNIRKLDKSAVASLD